The proteins below are encoded in one region of Ignavibacteriota bacterium:
- the mrdA gene encoding penicillin-binding protein 2, producing the protein MDSEHFSSSRRGIVIYGIFLAGFALLGYRLYHLQFVEYDAFREHAARNSLRRIAREPMRGLIYDREMKVVVDNNPSYTLTVTPFEFSWSSLPLLSRLFALDSNLVRYRISKSTRNAFEPVKIARDITFEQLALLEENRAALPGVSYLVESRREYKMQARMAHLIGYTKEISQKLLEKKGPYYQPGDIVGYSGLEAYYEDVLRGVKGYGYYTVDSRGKVVESFENGRSDEAATEGSDIVLSLDMKLQDYAERLLRGRRGSIVALDPSNGEILAFASSPDYDLKDLSGRISSDLWRNLNEDEGHPLYNRCSMAAYPPGSTFKMLLAVAALQEGIIDEKTTIPCPGSYTLAGVTFKCHGAHGNISVIPAIEYSCNVFFYKLIFKLGFDAWSRYGAMFHFGRKTGMDIASESPGVLPSEAYYNRRYGKRWNKGYLVSLGIGQGEVNTTPLQMAAYTATIANGGTYFRPHVVRAIIDRTAGGKKMVPVPREKLPIADHVWSTVRYGMFRAVNGNGTGYAARIGGAQAAGKTGTAQNPHGRDHAWFVGFAPYKNPKVAVAVIIENGGWGGDAAAPVAGSIMRYALFGPGAGTAGGDSLRVATPDERRPKVVPHLAD; encoded by the coding sequence ATGGATAGCGAGCACTTCTCCTCGTCGCGCCGGGGCATCGTCATCTACGGCATTTTCCTCGCTGGGTTCGCGCTGCTGGGCTACCGGCTGTACCATCTGCAGTTCGTGGAATACGACGCATTCCGCGAACACGCTGCACGCAACTCGCTCCGCCGCATCGCGCGGGAACCGATGCGCGGCCTTATATACGACCGTGAGATGAAGGTGGTGGTGGACAACAATCCGTCGTACACACTCACCGTCACACCGTTCGAGTTCTCGTGGAGCAGCCTTCCCCTCCTGAGCCGCCTCTTCGCCCTCGATTCAAATCTCGTGCGGTACCGCATCTCAAAATCGACACGGAACGCGTTCGAACCCGTCAAGATTGCGCGCGACATCACCTTCGAACAATTGGCGCTGCTCGAGGAAAATCGCGCCGCGCTGCCGGGAGTGAGTTATCTGGTCGAGAGCCGGCGCGAGTACAAGATGCAGGCGCGCATGGCGCATCTCATCGGGTACACAAAGGAAATTTCGCAGAAGCTGCTCGAGAAGAAGGGCCCGTATTATCAACCCGGCGACATCGTCGGATACAGCGGACTCGAGGCCTACTACGAGGATGTGCTGCGCGGTGTGAAGGGCTACGGGTACTACACAGTCGACAGCCGCGGCAAGGTGGTGGAGAGTTTCGAGAACGGACGTTCCGACGAGGCGGCCACGGAAGGATCCGACATCGTGCTGTCGCTCGACATGAAGTTGCAGGATTACGCCGAGCGCCTGCTGCGCGGGCGTCGAGGATCCATCGTCGCACTCGATCCGAGCAACGGCGAGATCCTGGCATTTGCAAGCAGCCCCGATTACGATCTCAAGGATTTGTCCGGCAGAATTTCCTCCGATCTCTGGCGCAACCTCAATGAGGACGAGGGCCATCCGTTATACAACCGTTGTTCGATGGCCGCCTATCCCCCCGGCTCCACGTTCAAAATGCTGCTCGCCGTCGCGGCTCTGCAGGAAGGCATCATCGATGAGAAGACCACCATCCCCTGCCCGGGCTCTTACACCCTTGCGGGCGTGACCTTCAAATGCCACGGCGCGCACGGAAACATCTCGGTCATCCCCGCCATCGAATACTCGTGCAACGTGTTCTTCTACAAGCTCATCTTCAAGCTCGGTTTCGACGCGTGGTCGCGCTACGGAGCGATGTTTCACTTCGGGAGGAAGACCGGCATGGACATCGCGTCGGAAAGTCCCGGCGTGCTGCCAAGCGAGGCGTATTACAACCGCCGATACGGTAAGCGATGGAACAAGGGGTATCTAGTGAGTCTGGGCATCGGCCAGGGAGAGGTGAACACGACACCGTTGCAGATGGCCGCCTATACTGCGACCATCGCGAACGGCGGCACCTACTTCCGTCCCCATGTCGTGCGCGCCATCATCGACAGGACGGCGGGAGGAAAAAAGATGGTGCCGGTGCCGCGCGAGAAGCTGCCCATCGCCGATCACGTGTGGAGTACGGTGCGGTATGGAATGTTCCGCGCGGTGAACGGGAACGGCACGGGATACGCGGCACGCATCGGCGGCGCTCAGGCGGCGGGCAAGACAGGCACCGCGCAAAATCCTCACGGCCGCGACCACGCATGGTTTGTGGGATTCGCCCCGTACAAAAATCCAAAGGTTGCCGTGGCCGTCATCATCGAGAACGGCGGCTGGGGTG
- the mreD gene encoding rod shape-determining protein MreD, translating into MSQTVREILRASALLLGLILLQVLFARYLSIGGVAPDLPLVGLIFIAHRLGRLPATALGFGAGLIMDLASGEVVGILALAKTLTGFGAGILYDPERSEPFGRLPRFMTRTAGLVFFHQILSLLLYFRTLDTDVLLAIVQHGFGGAVYTAVIVLIVVLILSRQSRRVDMQKAVNG; encoded by the coding sequence ATGTCGCAGACCGTCCGCGAGATACTCCGCGCTTCCGCCCTTCTGCTCGGTCTGATCCTGCTGCAGGTCCTCTTCGCGCGGTACCTCTCCATCGGCGGCGTTGCTCCTGACCTGCCGCTCGTGGGATTGATCTTCATTGCCCACCGGCTGGGCCGTCTTCCCGCGACAGCATTGGGCTTCGGCGCGGGCCTGATCATGGACCTTGCCTCGGGCGAAGTGGTCGGCATACTCGCGCTCGCAAAAACCCTGACGGGCTTCGGCGCGGGCATCCTGTACGATCCGGAGCGCAGTGAACCGTTTGGACGCCTGCCGCGCTTCATGACGCGTACGGCCGGCCTGGTCTTTTTCCATCAGATCCTGTCCCTCCTGCTGTATTTCCGCACACTCGACACCGATGTGCTGCTGGCGATAGTGCAACACGGTTTCGGCGGCGCCGTGTACACGGCCGTCATCGTACTTATCGTAGTGCTTATCCTGTCGCGGCAGAGCCGTCGCGTCGACATGCAGAAGGCCGTCAATGGATAG
- the mreC gene encoding rod shape-determining protein MreC: protein MQRLLRLLESLRDYLVAAGLSLVSIVLIANSDGPQVQVLRAGALAVFASAQTPTSWLASLFTARDEIRTMRTINMELMEEVMQLRRLKQENDELRSMVGFSQRSQHQLVPAEIVGKSTAPGQSTVTLNVGSDDGVAAGMPVVHERGLVGKVISTSGGYSIVQLATSKTFRATAKIARTRVDGIIGWESGASLLLFNVLKTADVVPGDTIVTSEYSNTFPAEIPIGVVLSIGPGERGIFSRIDVSPGVQFERLERVFVIRYTRKPGQDELEQRVTPKEPT from the coding sequence ATGCAGCGTCTACTCCGCCTGCTCGAATCTCTGAGGGACTATCTCGTCGCCGCCGGGCTCTCGCTCGTGTCGATCGTGCTGATCGCCAACAGCGACGGCCCCCAGGTGCAGGTGCTTCGCGCGGGCGCGCTCGCCGTCTTCGCCTCGGCGCAGACACCGACGAGCTGGCTCGCGTCGCTGTTCACAGCGCGCGACGAGATACGCACCATGCGCACCATCAACATGGAGTTGATGGAGGAAGTGATGCAGCTCCGCCGCCTCAAGCAGGAAAACGACGAATTGCGTTCGATGGTGGGATTCAGCCAGCGATCACAACATCAGCTTGTTCCCGCCGAGATCGTCGGGAAAAGCACGGCGCCAGGGCAGTCGACAGTCACGCTCAACGTCGGATCCGACGACGGCGTGGCGGCGGGCATGCCTGTCGTTCATGAACGCGGGCTCGTCGGCAAAGTGATTTCAACCAGCGGCGGCTACTCGATCGTGCAACTGGCCACGAGCAAGACGTTCCGCGCAACCGCGAAGATCGCCCGCACACGTGTCGACGGGATCATCGGCTGGGAGAGCGGCGCGTCGCTGCTCCTGTTCAACGTGTTGAAAACGGCGGACGTCGTTCCAGGCGACACCATCGTGACGTCCGAGTACTCGAACACGTTTCCCGCCGAAATACCGATCGGAGTGGTCCTGTCGATCGGACCCGGCGAGCGCGGCATTTTCAGCCGCATCGACGTCAGCCCCGGTGTACAATTCGAACGGCTCGAACGAGTGTTTGTCATTCGTTACACACGCAAACCGGGTCAAGATGAACTCGAGCAGCGCGTCACGCCGAAGGAGCCGACGTGA
- a CDS encoding rod shape-determining protein — protein MGLFSVFSNDIAIDLGTANTLIWVKGKGVVLSEPSIVAFDINTKKIIAIGNDAREMQGKTHRDLQVIRPMRDGVIADFEIAEGMLRAFIKKISNSWVPSRRIVISVPSGITEVEKRAVRDSGEHAGAKEVYLVAEPMAAAIGIGLQVDAPVGDMIIDIGGGTTEIAVIALSGIVQEESIRIAGDELNNAIITHFKKNHNLLIGERTAEIIKCEVGSAVPLKQELAVRVKGRDLVGGLPTTVEASSSEIREALAEPIGIIVEAVKATLERTPPELAADILDRGIMLTGGGALLKGLDARIRQETHLPVHVAEDPLTAVVRGAGAIMENLPKYSKVILKGKKY, from the coding sequence ATGGGCTTGTTTAGCGTATTCTCCAACGACATCGCCATCGATCTCGGAACAGCCAACACCCTCATCTGGGTGAAGGGCAAGGGCGTGGTTCTCAGCGAACCATCCATCGTGGCGTTCGACATCAATACAAAAAAAATCATCGCCATCGGCAACGACGCGCGCGAGATGCAGGGCAAGACGCATCGCGACCTTCAGGTGATCCGCCCGATGCGCGACGGCGTGATCGCGGACTTCGAAATCGCCGAGGGTATGCTGCGCGCCTTTATCAAGAAGATTTCGAATAGCTGGGTCCCGAGCAGGCGCATTGTCATCTCCGTGCCGAGCGGCATCACCGAGGTCGAGAAACGCGCGGTGCGCGACAGCGGCGAACACGCGGGCGCGAAGGAAGTGTACCTTGTTGCCGAACCCATGGCGGCGGCCATCGGCATCGGACTGCAAGTCGACGCACCCGTCGGCGACATGATCATCGACATCGGCGGCGGCACGACCGAAATCGCCGTGATCGCGTTGAGCGGTATTGTGCAGGAGGAATCGATCCGCATCGCGGGCGACGAACTCAACAACGCGATCATCACGCATTTCAAGAAGAATCACAATCTGCTCATCGGTGAGCGGACGGCCGAGATCATCAAGTGCGAGGTCGGATCCGCCGTGCCCCTGAAGCAGGAGCTTGCGGTACGCGTGAAGGGCCGCGACCTGGTCGGCGGTCTTCCCACCACGGTTGAAGCGTCCTCATCCGAAATTCGCGAGGCCCTCGCCGAACCGATCGGCATCATTGTCGAAGCCGTCAAAGCCACGCTCGAGCGCACGCCGCCGGAACTCGCGGCCGACATCCTCGACCGCGGCATCATGCTCACAGGCGGCGGAGCGCTGCTCAAAGGACTCGACGCGCGCATCCGTCAGGAAACCCACCTGCCTGTACACGTCGCGGAAGATCCGCTCACAGCCGTCGTGCGCGGCGCGGGCGCGATCATGGAGAACTTGCCGAAGTACAGCAAGGTCATTCTCAAGGGCAAGAAGTACTAA
- the purH gene encoding bifunctional phosphoribosylaminoimidazolecarboxamide formyltransferase/IMP cyclohydrolase has product MISTALLSVSDKTGLLPFAQALAGKGIHLISTGGTHAMLAGAGVPVTRIDDVTGFPEIMDGRVKTLHPKIHGGLLARRPVAEHMAQAHEHGIGMIDLVVVNLYPFERTVASGAPLEECIEQIDIGGPSMLRSAAKNFESVTVVCDPADYESVLSEILRDGDTDPATRARLARKVFARTAAYDAAIATHLENSSVGDGTLPATLRLLLPQSMPLRYGENPHQSAALYGDFDGIFEKLHGKELSFNNIVDIQAAALLAEEFEHPAAAIIKHTNPCGCAIGASVLEAYVEALTTDTASAFGGIVAVNRVIDAPFAEKLNEIFLEVLIAPDYTDDALALLMQKKDRRLLRQRGAVRERLKYDIKTVANGCLCQTVDTAVEDPSTWKCVTRRAPDARELAALAFAWKVAKHVKSNAIVYTNDIKTLGVGAGQMSRVDSSTIAVMKAKKAGLPLDGSVVASDAFFPFADGLLEAVAAGATAVVQPGGSVRDQEVIDAADAHNIAMLFTGIRHFKH; this is encoded by the coding sequence ATGATTTCGACCGCGCTGCTCAGCGTTTCCGATAAAACGGGACTTCTCCCCTTCGCGCAGGCACTTGCCGGGAAAGGCATTCACCTCATCTCAACAGGCGGCACGCACGCAATGCTCGCCGGCGCCGGCGTTCCCGTGACACGCATCGACGATGTGACCGGGTTCCCGGAAATCATGGACGGACGCGTCAAAACCCTGCATCCGAAGATTCACGGCGGACTGCTCGCCCGGCGCCCCGTCGCGGAACACATGGCGCAGGCGCATGAACACGGCATCGGAATGATCGACCTCGTGGTCGTGAATCTATACCCCTTCGAAAGGACCGTCGCCTCGGGTGCGCCGCTCGAGGAGTGTATCGAACAGATCGACATCGGCGGACCGTCAATGCTCCGTTCCGCGGCAAAAAATTTCGAAAGTGTCACGGTGGTGTGTGATCCCGCCGATTATGAGAGCGTCCTGTCTGAAATTCTCCGAGACGGAGACACGGATCCCGCGACACGGGCGCGTCTTGCGCGGAAGGTGTTTGCGCGCACCGCGGCGTACGATGCCGCCATCGCAACACACCTCGAGAACTCCTCCGTCGGCGACGGCACCCTCCCCGCCACGCTGCGTTTGTTGCTTCCGCAGAGTATGCCGCTCCGCTACGGCGAGAATCCGCATCAGAGCGCAGCGTTGTACGGCGACTTCGACGGCATCTTCGAGAAGCTGCACGGCAAGGAACTGTCGTTCAACAACATCGTCGACATTCAGGCAGCCGCGTTGCTCGCCGAGGAATTCGAACATCCTGCGGCAGCGATCATCAAACACACGAATCCCTGCGGCTGCGCCATTGGTGCTTCCGTCCTCGAGGCCTATGTCGAGGCGCTTACCACCGACACTGCATCCGCCTTCGGCGGTATCGTTGCGGTGAACCGCGTGATCGACGCCCCCTTCGCCGAAAAACTCAACGAGATTTTTCTCGAGGTGCTTATCGCACCCGATTACACCGACGACGCACTCGCGCTGCTCATGCAGAAAAAGGACCGCCGGCTCCTCCGTCAGCGCGGCGCGGTGCGGGAGCGCCTGAAGTACGACATCAAAACAGTCGCCAACGGCTGCCTCTGCCAGACCGTTGATACCGCGGTCGAGGATCCCTCCACATGGAAATGTGTCACGCGCCGCGCACCAGACGCTCGCGAGCTGGCCGCACTCGCTTTCGCGTGGAAGGTTGCCAAACACGTGAAGTCCAACGCGATCGTGTACACCAATGACATTAAAACGCTCGGCGTGGGCGCGGGACAGATGTCGCGCGTCGACAGCAGCACCATCGCAGTGATGAAGGCGAAGAAGGCGGGACTCCCGCTCGACGGATCCGTCGTCGCTTCCGACGCGTTTTTCCCCTTTGCCGACGGTCTGCTCGAGGCCGTCGCCGCAGGCGCGACAGCAGTCGTGCAGCCGGGCGGCTCGGTCCGCGATCAAGAAGTGATCGACGCCGCCGACGCCCACAACATCGCGATGCTCTTTACGGGCATCCGCCATTTCAAACACTGA
- a CDS encoding phosphoribosylglycinamide formyltransferase, with translation MLNLAIFASGNGSNFRSIHRAVSEGRLAARIVLLVTDKATCGAVTFATAEGIPTRILTSEDLSSPARGAILLEATQRHGADFIALCGYLKLLPAEFVRAFANRILNIHPALLPAFGGKGMYGTRVHVAVLESGAKFSGPTVHLVDEEYDRGPIVAQRVVPVHDDDTVETLAARVLTEEHLLYPAVLQAFSEGRVTVSGSRTYILEHPRT, from the coding sequence GTGCTGAATCTCGCCATATTCGCCTCAGGAAACGGCTCCAATTTCCGTTCCATACACCGGGCTGTCTCCGAAGGACGGCTTGCGGCGCGTATTGTGCTGCTCGTGACCGACAAGGCCACGTGTGGAGCAGTGACATTTGCGACTGCCGAGGGCATACCCACGCGGATTCTCACCTCCGAAGACCTGTCCTCACCCGCCCGCGGCGCAATTCTCCTGGAGGCAACACAACGGCACGGGGCCGATTTTATTGCCCTCTGCGGTTATCTGAAACTTCTGCCCGCCGAATTCGTGCGCGCCTTCGCGAACCGCATTCTCAACATCCACCCCGCCCTTCTGCCTGCCTTCGGCGGGAAGGGCATGTACGGGACGCGTGTCCATGTCGCCGTTCTGGAGTCGGGCGCAAAATTTTCCGGTCCGACAGTCCATCTTGTCGATGAAGAATACGACCGCGGTCCCATCGTCGCCCAGCGTGTTGTGCCCGTGCATGACGACGACACGGTGGAAACGCTCGCGGCGCGTGTCCTCACCGAAGAACATCTCCTCTATCCCGCAGTCCTGCAGGCCTTTTCGGAAGGCCGTGTGACTGTCAGCGGATCACGTACCTACATTCTGGAGCACCCTCGCACATGA
- a CDS encoding cysteine desulfurase, translating into MPRTAPIYLDYLSTTPVDPLVLEEMLPYFSVNFGNTGSPHFYGWEAGNAVRRARDRVASLIAADPGDVIFTASATEANNLAIRGVYTAAGKAGGRIITSSIEHSSVRAACEALVRSGAELVTIPNDGSGRLDVAALERALDAPATLVSIQHANNEIGTVQDLPLISALCHARGVLLHTDAAQSAGKIPLDVAALGADLLTFSAHKMYGPKGAAALFIRPGRPRVHLDPIVEGGGQERGLRAGTLNVPAIVGFGRAAELARALLPDEMSRLGTLRDRCETGLREIEPSVRINGHPVQRLPGATSVTFPGRRADRLLRALNGIAISSGSACASGEAVPSRVLTAVGLFAEDAAATLRICFGRPSGESDLKTALDEFRRVLSASA; encoded by the coding sequence ATGCCCCGGACAGCACCCATATATCTGGATTATCTCTCCACGACCCCGGTCGATCCGCTGGTGCTCGAGGAAATGCTGCCGTATTTCTCCGTGAACTTCGGCAATACCGGAAGTCCGCATTTCTACGGCTGGGAGGCAGGCAATGCAGTGCGGCGTGCCCGCGATCGTGTTGCCTCACTCATCGCCGCCGATCCGGGCGATGTGATCTTCACCGCAAGCGCAACCGAGGCGAACAATCTCGCGATTCGAGGCGTGTACACCGCCGCGGGGAAGGCGGGCGGGCGCATTATCACGAGTTCTATCGAACACAGTTCCGTTCGAGCCGCCTGCGAGGCGCTGGTGCGTTCCGGGGCCGAGCTTGTCACGATTCCAAACGACGGATCGGGTCGTCTCGATGTGGCGGCGCTGGAGAGGGCTCTCGATGCCCCCGCGACGCTTGTCAGCATCCAGCACGCGAACAACGAAATCGGAACGGTGCAGGATCTGCCGCTCATATCCGCGCTGTGCCACGCGCGCGGGGTACTTCTGCATACAGACGCGGCGCAAAGCGCGGGCAAGATCCCTCTCGACGTGGCGGCTCTCGGCGCGGATCTGCTGACGTTCAGTGCACACAAGATGTACGGCCCCAAAGGCGCCGCGGCGCTGTTCATACGGCCCGGACGGCCGCGCGTACACCTCGATCCGATTGTGGAGGGCGGGGGCCAGGAACGAGGTCTGCGCGCCGGAACCCTGAATGTTCCAGCCATCGTCGGTTTCGGGAGAGCCGCAGAACTCGCTCGCGCGCTACTTCCAGACGAGATGTCGCGTCTCGGCACGCTGCGCGACCGCTGCGAAACCGGCCTTCGAGAGATCGAGCCGTCCGTGCGTATCAACGGTCATCCTGTGCAGCGTCTGCCCGGTGCGACATCCGTGACATTTCCGGGCCGCAGGGCTGACCGTCTGCTCCGCGCGCTGAACGGCATCGCCATCTCGAGCGGGTCCGCTTGCGCATCCGGCGAGGCCGTACCATCGCGCGTGTTGACGGCCGTTGGTTTGTTTGCCGAAGACGCCGCCGCTACTTTGCGTATCTGTTTCGGTCGCCCGAGCGGCGAATCGGATCTGAAAACCGCACTCGATGAGTTCCGCCGCGTGCTTTCCGCTTCTGCCTGA